One genomic region from Amaranthus tricolor cultivar Red isolate AtriRed21 chromosome 12, ASM2621246v1, whole genome shotgun sequence encodes:
- the LOC130828588 gene encoding uncharacterized protein LOC130828588: protein MAISNVVDVSSKKRGRVGRKINVFNMEALNAIPIEKGTIIRSIANEIKMGHSQVYRMLKAEDLRSHTNSIKPKLSHEHKLKRLNFILSEIILPTVNTLPKFTLMYNVVHIDEKWFFMSRETQRFYLFSWEEEEPYRFVQNKNFIGKVMFIASAARPIVNTDGDILWDGKIGIFPFIETQLALRSSSNKPAANGVRDIWIQQDNARPHILTDDHASNKAATQDGFNIRLVCQPASSPDMNILDLSLFNALQSIQFREFPKDSPALIKSVIDAYDTFNPRLLNYSWIQYQLCMLKVLKVRGGSNYKQPHIGKKRLDRLRELPSQLEVPLELIDSAHQVLCHGIINLNGLPQDED from the exons ATGGCAATAAGTAATGTTGTTGATGTTAGCAGCAAAAAAAGGGGAAGGGTAGGAAGGAAAATAAATGTGTTCAACATGGAGGCACTCAATGCCATCCCaattgaaaaaggaacaatCATTAGGTCAATTGCTAATGAAATAAAGATGGGACATTCACAAGTGTATAGAATGTTAAAAGCAGAAGATCTTAGATCACACACAAATTCTATCAAACCAAAGCTTTCACATGAACACAAACTTAAGCGACTTAACTTCATTTTGTCCGAAATAATCCTGCCCACTGTTAATACATTACCGAAATTCACTTTGATGTACAATGTTGTGCACATAGATGAGAAGTGGTTTTTCATGAGCAGAGAAACACAACGATTTTACTTATTCTCATGGGAAGAAGAAGAGCCATATAGGTTTGTACAAAACAAGAATTTCATAGGAAAGGTCATGTTCATAGCTTCTGCTGCTAGGCCAATCGTTAACACTGATGGAGACATACTGTGGGATGGGAAAATAGGTATATTCCCATTTATAGAGACACAACTTGCACTTAGAAGTTCAAGCAACAAGCCAGCAG CTAATGGAGTCAGGGACATATGGATTCAACAAGACAATGCAAGGCCACACATATTAACAGATGATCATGCATCCAATAAAGCTGCAACACAAGATGGTTTCAATATCAGGTTAGTTTGCCAACCGGCCTCTAGTCCTGACATGAACATTTTGGATTTAAGTCTGTTTAATGCTCTTCAGTCAATTCAGTTTAGAGAATTTCCTAAGGACTCGCCGGCATTGATTAAGTCAGTAATTGATGCATATGATACTTTTAATCCAAGACTTTTGAATTACTCATGGATTCAATATCAGTTATGCATGCTTAAGGTACTTAAAGTTAGGGGTGGTAGTAATTACAAGCAGCCGCATATAGGAAAGAAAAGGTTGGACAGGTTGCGTGAGTTACCAAGTCAACTTGAAGTTCCATTGGAACTAATAGATTCAGCACATCAAGTTTTATGTCACGGTATAATTAATCTCAATGGTCTTCCACAAGATGAAGATTGA
- the LOC130828589 gene encoding uncharacterized protein LOC130828589, with translation MHTKHTLHNVIQVEVLKITKAKKMDENANYDENFDSDMEVFISYFENIARMNDYDIFEEYTSETYGGIDVSLNLGLTNSQTNSNPQVEFQPNEQPEQQPLEIPEVQNNSLLNQNGSHLNNHLNNLKSMQMNQNNSQLKNQNNSHSRQVKNHNIIVGK, from the coding sequence ATGCACACAAAGCACACACTGCACAATGTCATTCAAGTAGAAGTATTGAAGATTACTAAAGCAAAGAAGATGGATGAAAATGCAAATTATGACGAGAATTTTGATTCGGATATGGAGGTATTTATTTCTTACTTTGAAAACATTGCTAGAATGAATGATTATGATATTTTTGAAGAGTACACAAGTGAAACATATGGGGGTATAGATGTTAGTTTAAACCTGGGTTTAACAAATTCGCAAACAAATTCAAACCCACAAGTAGAATTCCAGCCTAATGAACAACCAGAACAACAACCTTTGGAAATACCAGAAGTCCAGAACAACAGCCTTTTGAACCAGAACGGCAGCCATTTGAACAACCATTTGAACAACCTCAAGAGCATGCAAATGAACCAGAACAATAGCCAACTTAAGAACCAGAATAACAGCCACAGCAGACAAGTGAAGAACCACAACATCATAGTAGGGAAATAA
- the LOC130796844 gene encoding probable carboxylesterase 11, giving the protein MPSVAVKLYSVFFKFLLKHRLQNRIQSTTDESKHKLNNEFGITTRPEESVAAANPVFTDGVATKDIHIDPSTSLSVRIFLPELALSSESRFRTTARNSYKRGDILVEDSRRVSLPDLNRYSNEDYSSRRNSYGNGSLENNGVYRGYLPSIEPNNGDKLRKLPVMLQFHGGGFVSGSNDSVANDSFCRRISKFCDVMVLAVGYRLAPENRYPAAFDDGWKVLNWLAKQANLAECSKSLVSRGGALGGGASGGSGVAGGDIKKSDMPWHTAVADTFGASMVEPWLAAHADPSRCVLLGVSCGANISDYVARKAVESAKLLDPVKVVAQVLMYPFFIGSVPTHSEIKLANSYFYDKAMCVLAWKLFLPEDEFNLDHPAANPLVPNRGPPLKLMPPTLTVVAEHDWMRDRAIAYSEELRKVNVDAPVLEYKDAVHEFATLDMLLKTPQAQACAEDIAIWVKKYISMRGHEFSY; this is encoded by the exons ATGCCAAGCGTAGCGGTGAAATTATACAGCGTATTCTTCAAATTTCTGTTGAAACATCGTCTCCAGAATCGAATTCAGAGCACAACAGATGAATCTAAACACAAATTGAATAACGAGTTCGGAATCACGACCCGACCCGAAGAATCGGTTGCTGCAGCTAACCCAGTTTTCACCGACGGCGTTGCAACCAAAGATATCCACATTGATCCTTCCACTTCTCTTTCTGTGAGGATTTTCCTTCCTGAATTGGCTCTTTCATCTGAATCAAGGTTTAGAACAACAGCTAGGAATTCCTATAAACGAGGGGATATTCTTGTAGAAGATTCCAGAAGAGTCAGCTTGCCTGATCTGAATCGTTATTCCAATGAGGATTACTCATCCAGGAGGAATAGTTATGGTAATGGGAGTTTGGAAAATAATGGGGTTTATAGAGGTTATTTGCCTTCAATTGAGCCTAATAATGGTGATAAGTTGAGGAAACTGCCAGTTATGTTGCAGTTTCATGGAGGTGGATTTGTTAGTGGGAGTAATGATTCTGTTGCTAATGATTCCTTTTGTCGGCGAATTTCCAAATTTTGTGATGTTATGGTGTTGGCTGTTGGGTATAGGTTAGCACCTGAAAATCGATACCCGGCTGCGTTTGATGATGGTTGGAAGGTATTGAATTGGCTTGCTAAGCAGGCTAATTTGGCTGAATGTAGCAAATCTTTGGTCAGTAGAGGTGGTGCTCTTGGAGGCGGAGCTAGTGGCGGTAGTGGTGTGGCTGGTGGAGACATTAAAAAGTCAGATATGCCTTGGCATACTGCTGTTGCTGATACTTTTGGTGCTTCCATGGTGGAGCCTTGGTTGGCTGCTCACGCTGACCCTTCTAG ATGTGTCCTTCTTGGTGTTAGTTGCGGGGCCAATATTTCAGATTATGTGGCAAGGAAAGCTGTCGAGTCTGCAAAGTTGCTCGATCCTGTGAAAGTTGTCGCACAGGTGTTGATGTACCCGTTCTTTATTGGGAGCGTCCCTACACATTCAGAGATAAAATTGGCCAATTCATACTTCTATGACAAAGCCATGTGTGTGCTTGCCTGGAAGCTATTCTTACCAGAAGATGAGTTCAATTTAGACCACCCAGCAGCGAATCCATTAGTTCCAAATCGAGGACCTCCATTAAAACTCATGCCCCCAACATTAACAGTCGTGGCGGAACATGATTGGATGAGGGACCGAGCCATTGCATACTCAGAGGAGTTGCGGAAAGTCAATGTGGACGCCCCAGTTCTAGAGTACAAAGACGCAGTCCACGAGTTTGCAACCCTTGATATGCTTCTCAAAACCCCTCAAGCACAGGCATGTGCTGAAGATATAGCTATCTGGGTTAAGAAATACATCTCGATGCGAGGTCATGAGTTCTCATATTGA